One region of Acidovorax sp. T1 genomic DNA includes:
- a CDS encoding NAD(P)H-hydrate dehydratase: protein MHLITPQQPHPLFNTAATRRLEQQAAAALAPHTLMQRAGLAVARLARALAPHARTVWIACGPGNNGGDGLEAAMHLQRNGRRVVVTWLGTPEHAPADARQSWQRAQVAGVTWADAAPPGMTAADLCIDALLGIGVTSTTTRAPDSRMLALLAALQHNPAPVLAVDLPSGLDADTGQFAAGFALPAPPASRNTHKPRHTLSLLTLKPGLFTAAGRDAAGSVWLDDLGVSQQPEPPSAWLAGPALPAPRNHASHKGSYGDVAVVGGEGLAARGLGMTGAALLAASAALHAGAGRVLVALLDDGQMALDGTQPELMFRRFDALALEQLTVVCGCGGGEAVRAVLPAVLEKAARLVLDADALNAVAADAALRAGVASRAARGLPTVLTPHPLEAARLLCLSAAEVQAHRLHAAQQLTEQFQCVAVLKGSGTVTAAPGHPPTINPTGNARLATAGTGDVLAGMVGARLAAGVEARRAALEAVYIHGLAADHWPAGRTLTASALARHITESYA, encoded by the coding sequence ATGCACCTCATCACACCCCAGCAGCCGCACCCCCTGTTCAACACGGCAGCCACCCGGCGCCTGGAGCAACAGGCCGCGGCAGCCCTGGCGCCGCACACCCTCATGCAGCGCGCCGGCCTGGCGGTGGCTCGGCTGGCACGGGCGCTGGCTCCCCATGCCCGCACCGTGTGGATTGCCTGCGGCCCCGGCAACAACGGCGGCGATGGGCTGGAGGCGGCCATGCACCTGCAGCGCAATGGACGGCGGGTGGTGGTGACCTGGCTCGGCACCCCCGAGCACGCGCCCGCTGACGCCCGCCAATCATGGCAGCGCGCACAGGTCGCAGGCGTGACCTGGGCCGACGCAGCGCCCCCCGGCATGACCGCCGCCGACCTGTGCATCGATGCCCTGTTGGGGATTGGCGTCACCTCCACAACCACGCGGGCGCCCGACAGCCGGATGCTGGCCCTGCTGGCGGCCTTGCAGCACAACCCGGCGCCCGTGCTGGCCGTCGATCTGCCCTCGGGCCTGGATGCGGACACGGGCCAGTTCGCTGCAGGTTTCGCATTGCCGGCACCGCCCGCATCCCGCAATACGCACAAACCACGCCACACGCTCAGCCTGCTCACGCTCAAGCCCGGCCTGTTCACGGCGGCTGGGCGCGACGCGGCCGGCAGCGTCTGGCTGGATGATCTGGGCGTATCTCAGCAACCAGAGCCCCCCAGTGCATGGCTGGCCGGCCCCGCCCTGCCCGCACCGCGCAACCACGCCAGCCACAAGGGCAGCTATGGCGACGTGGCGGTTGTAGGTGGCGAAGGCCTGGCGGCGCGCGGCCTGGGCATGACGGGCGCTGCGCTGCTGGCGGCATCTGCCGCATTGCACGCCGGCGCGGGCCGGGTGCTGGTGGCCTTGCTTGACGATGGCCAGATGGCGCTGGATGGGACGCAGCCCGAGTTGATGTTTCGCCGCTTTGACGCGCTGGCGCTGGAACAGCTCACGGTGGTGTGCGGCTGTGGCGGTGGCGAAGCCGTGCGCGCGGTGCTGCCCGCCGTGCTGGAAAAAGCCGCCCGGCTGGTGCTGGACGCCGATGCGCTCAACGCCGTGGCCGCCGATGCCGCGCTGCGCGCCGGTGTCGCGTCACGCGCCGCGCGGGGGCTGCCCACGGTGCTGACACCGCACCCGCTCGAAGCGGCTCGGCTGCTGTGCCTGTCCGCCGCCGAGGTGCAGGCCCACCGGCTCCATGCAGCGCAGCAACTGACAGAGCAGTTCCAGTGCGTGGCTGTGCTCAAGGGATCGGGCACCGTGACCGCAGCACCGGGGCACCCCCCAACCATCAACCCCACCGGCAACGCACGGCTCGCCACGGCGGGCACCGGCGACGTGCTGGCGGGCATGGTGGGTGCGCGCCTGGCAGCGGGCGTCGAAGCCCGGCGCGCAGCATTAGAAGCCGTGTACATCCACGGCCTTGCCGCTGACCACTGGCCTGCGGGGCGCACGCTGACAGCCAGCGCCCTGGCGCGGCACATCACCGAAAGTTATGCATAA
- the rnr gene encoding ribonuclease R produces MYIKKITPDAPAAHLSDEIEGSVQGHRDGHGFVIRDDGEGDIYIPPNEMRAVLHKDRVRVRIVRQDRRGRPEGRVVEIIERPPQPLIGRLLQESGVWLVAPEDKRYGQDVLIPKGATGAAKPGQVVVVELTEPPALFGQPVGRITEVLGEVDDPGMEIEIAVRKYGVPHEFSAECLAQAKELPDKVRAQDKRQRVDLTDVPLVTIDGEDARDFDDAVYCEPAKVGRSKGWRLLVAIADVSHYVETGSAIDIDAYDRATSVYFPRRVIPMLPEKLSNGLCSLNPEVERLCMVCDMLVTAKGEVQAYQFYPAVMYSHARFTYTEVAAILANTRGPEASKRKDRVKDLINLHDVYRALLVARRERGAVDFETTETQIICDENGRIEKIVPRTRNDAHKLIEEAMLAANVCSADFIAQGGQPGLFRVHEGPTPEKQEILRGYLKAMAVGMTIGDNPHPSEFQAIAEATKDRPDAQQIHTMLLRSMQQAIYTPVNSGHFGLAFDAYTHFTSPIRRYPDLLVHRVIKAILGKSKYKLPALPTPGEAHAKLAKRLAARVAAPGTKPRKDVPPPSRDTQAWEAAGLHCSANERRADEASRDVEAWLKCKYMREHLGEEYSGVVSAATSFGIFVTLDAMYVEGLVHITELGGEYFKFDEARQELRGERTGIRYSIGTRVRVQVSRVDLDGRKIDFRLIREGEELLGRALKDKGVAPQSDGARKAGGRSAGRQRAPAPELSATERASMTREQAARSPAKAKSSAKKAAANGNAGKSKGRKPRRS; encoded by the coding sequence TTGTATATCAAAAAAATTACCCCCGACGCACCCGCTGCGCATCTGTCGGACGAAATTGAAGGCAGCGTACAGGGGCACCGCGACGGCCATGGATTCGTCATTCGCGATGACGGCGAAGGCGACATCTACATCCCCCCCAATGAAATGCGCGCAGTCCTGCACAAGGACCGTGTGCGTGTGCGCATCGTGCGCCAGGATCGCCGCGGCCGCCCCGAGGGGCGCGTGGTGGAAATCATCGAACGCCCGCCGCAGCCCCTGATCGGCCGACTGCTGCAGGAAAGCGGCGTCTGGCTGGTGGCGCCTGAAGACAAGCGCTACGGGCAGGATGTGCTGATCCCCAAGGGCGCCACCGGCGCGGCCAAGCCAGGGCAGGTGGTGGTGGTCGAGCTGACCGAGCCCCCGGCGCTGTTTGGCCAGCCCGTGGGGCGCATCACCGAGGTGCTGGGCGAGGTGGACGACCCGGGCATGGAAATCGAAATTGCGGTGCGCAAATATGGCGTGCCGCATGAGTTTTCTGCCGAATGCCTGGCGCAGGCCAAGGAGCTGCCCGACAAGGTGCGCGCGCAGGACAAGCGCCAGCGCGTGGACCTGACCGATGTGCCCCTGGTCACCATCGACGGCGAAGACGCGCGCGACTTTGACGACGCCGTCTATTGCGAGCCCGCCAAGGTCGGCCGCTCCAAGGGCTGGCGCCTGCTGGTGGCCATTGCCGACGTGAGCCACTATGTGGAGACCGGCAGCGCCATCGACATCGACGCCTACGACCGCGCCACCAGTGTGTATTTCCCGCGCCGCGTGATCCCCATGCTGCCCGAGAAGCTGAGCAACGGCCTGTGCTCGCTCAACCCCGAGGTGGAGCGCCTGTGCATGGTCTGCGACATGCTGGTCACCGCCAAGGGCGAGGTGCAGGCCTACCAGTTCTACCCGGCCGTGATGTACAGCCACGCGCGCTTCACCTACACCGAGGTGGCGGCCATCCTGGCCAACACCCGTGGCCCCGAGGCCAGCAAACGCAAGGACCGGGTCAAGGACCTGATCAACCTGCACGACGTGTACCGTGCGCTGCTGGTGGCGCGCCGTGAGCGCGGCGCGGTGGACTTTGAAACCACCGAGACGCAAATCATCTGCGACGAGAACGGCCGCATTGAAAAGATCGTGCCGCGCACCCGCAACGATGCCCATAAGCTGATTGAGGAAGCCATGCTGGCGGCCAACGTGTGCAGCGCCGACTTCATCGCGCAGGGTGGCCAGCCAGGCCTGTTCCGTGTGCACGAAGGCCCTACGCCCGAGAAGCAGGAAATTCTGCGCGGTTACCTCAAGGCCATGGCGGTGGGCATGACGATTGGCGACAACCCCCATCCGTCGGAGTTCCAGGCGATTGCCGAGGCCACCAAAGACCGGCCCGACGCGCAGCAGATCCACACCATGCTGCTGCGCTCCATGCAGCAGGCCATCTACACGCCCGTCAACAGCGGTCACTTCGGCCTGGCATTCGATGCCTACACGCACTTCACCAGCCCGATCCGGCGCTACCCCGACCTGCTGGTGCACCGTGTCATCAAGGCCATTCTGGGCAAGAGCAAATACAAGCTGCCCGCGCTGCCCACCCCGGGCGAGGCCCATGCCAAGCTGGCCAAGCGCCTGGCGGCCCGCGTGGCGGCGCCGGGCACCAAGCCGCGCAAGGATGTGCCGCCCCCCAGCCGCGATACGCAGGCCTGGGAGGCCGCCGGCCTGCACTGCAGCGCCAACGAGCGCCGCGCCGACGAGGCCAGCCGCGATGTCGAGGCCTGGCTCAAGTGCAAATACATGCGCGAGCATCTGGGCGAGGAATACAGCGGCGTGGTCAGCGCGGCCACCAGCTTCGGCATTTTCGTGACGCTGGATGCGATGTACGTCGAAGGCCTGGTGCACATCACCGAGCTGGGCGGCGAATACTTCAAGTTCGACGAAGCGCGCCAGGAGCTGCGCGGTGAACGCACGGGTATCCGTTATTCGATTGGCACGCGGGTGCGCGTGCAGGTCAGCCGCGTGGACCTGGATGGACGCAAGATCGATTTCCGCCTGATCCGCGAGGGTGAGGAACTGCTGGGCCGCGCACTCAAGGACAAGGGCGTGGCGCCGCAATCGGATGGCGCGCGCAAGGCGGGTGGCCGTTCGGCGGGCCGCCAGCGCGCACCGGCACCTGAGTTGTCTGCCACCGAGCGCGCCTCGATGACGCGGGAGCAGGCCGCGCGCTCTCCGGCCAAGGCAAAGTCATCGGCCAAGAAGGCCGCCGCCAACGGCAACGCCGGCAAAAGCAAGGGCCGCAAGCCGCGCCGCAGTTGA